One stretch of Nocardia mangyaensis DNA includes these proteins:
- a CDS encoding GMC family oxidoreductase N-terminal domain-containing protein: MEPTAEQRAALGMICDTFLPGDGLGLPPATEVGTVETIFRILGRNPREAEQKQLAMLLGLWDSRGFGLATGSGFRRFSTLSPDQREAALLRLGDSGLAPVRAVFQALKQASLLAYNVSPGPTGTHPLWKEIGYPGPVGRLESAPQPPLSPQRFTEPATLDCDVVVVGSGAGGGAAAAVLAEAGLDVVVLERGGYYDDRDFGDGELDALTSLYSPGPAASAEGQITLVAGTCLGGGTVVNWSTSLPTPDRVRGEWADSGVPQFATDEFGDALAVVSERIGVTDRKSPLSARDGILERGARALGWDVDTLPRNVDNSCDAGIECGRCGYGCRLGAKQSVTKTWLADAAGRGARLVVDADVREIVVRAGRAESVSAVTAAGVPITVRAKTVVVAAGAIQTPALLRRSGLRNKNIGRHLRLHPAAAVFGVFEDEIRPWEGALQARISRHHADLDGNGYGVIYETGPVHPGLATGFMSWRGAAQHRATMLDFARTSSIGIITRDRDPGTVSVDGSGEPVVKYRLSDYDAAHLHTGIVGAASILEAAGAQRIYSGHQAGISFEPGTRGSLAEFDAATKKAGYGPGRCALGALHIMGSARMGGTPALSATDPDGATWEVPNIVVADGSSFPTAPGVNPMLTIEAIGYMTAKRLAARLR, from the coding sequence ATGGAGCCCACGGCGGAACAGCGCGCTGCGCTGGGCATGATCTGCGATACGTTCCTGCCGGGTGACGGGCTCGGATTGCCACCGGCGACCGAGGTGGGCACGGTGGAGACGATCTTCCGGATCCTGGGCCGCAATCCCCGCGAAGCGGAGCAGAAGCAGCTGGCGATGCTGCTGGGGCTGTGGGATTCGCGCGGCTTCGGCCTGGCCACCGGCAGCGGGTTCCGCCGGTTCTCCACGCTGTCGCCCGACCAGCGCGAGGCGGCCCTGCTGCGGCTCGGCGATTCCGGCCTCGCGCCGGTCAGGGCGGTGTTCCAGGCGCTCAAACAAGCTTCCCTGCTGGCCTACAACGTGAGCCCCGGCCCGACCGGCACGCATCCGCTGTGGAAGGAGATCGGCTATCCGGGTCCGGTGGGTCGCCTCGAGTCGGCGCCCCAGCCGCCGCTGTCGCCGCAGCGGTTCACCGAGCCGGCCACGCTGGACTGCGATGTCGTCGTGGTCGGCTCGGGCGCCGGTGGTGGCGCCGCGGCGGCAGTGCTGGCCGAGGCCGGGCTCGACGTGGTGGTACTCGAGCGCGGCGGCTACTACGACGACCGGGACTTCGGCGACGGCGAACTCGACGCGCTGACCAGCCTGTACTCGCCGGGACCTGCTGCGTCGGCGGAGGGCCAGATCACCCTCGTCGCGGGCACCTGCCTGGGCGGCGGCACCGTCGTCAACTGGAGTACCTCGCTGCCGACACCGGACCGGGTTCGCGGCGAATGGGCCGATTCCGGCGTGCCCCAGTTCGCCACCGACGAGTTCGGTGACGCCCTCGCGGTGGTGAGCGAACGGATCGGCGTCACCGACCGCAAGTCACCGCTGTCGGCCCGCGACGGGATCCTCGAACGCGGCGCCCGCGCACTGGGCTGGGACGTCGACACCCTGCCGCGCAATGTCGACAACTCCTGCGATGCCGGAATCGAGTGCGGGCGCTGCGGTTACGGTTGCCGCCTCGGTGCCAAGCAGTCGGTCACCAAGACCTGGCTGGCGGATGCGGCCGGGCGCGGGGCCCGCCTCGTGGTCGACGCCGACGTGCGCGAGATCGTGGTGAGGGCGGGCCGGGCCGAATCGGTCTCGGCGGTGACCGCCGCGGGCGTGCCGATCACCGTGCGCGCGAAGACGGTCGTCGTCGCCGCGGGCGCGATCCAGACTCCCGCGTTGCTGCGACGCTCGGGACTGCGGAACAAGAACATCGGCCGCCACCTGCGGCTGCATCCGGCCGCGGCCGTTTTCGGTGTCTTCGAGGACGAGATCCGGCCGTGGGAGGGCGCGCTGCAGGCCCGGATCAGCCGGCACCACGCCGATCTGGACGGCAACGGCTACGGCGTCATCTACGAGACCGGGCCGGTCCACCCCGGCCTGGCCACCGGCTTCATGAGCTGGCGCGGCGCCGCGCAGCATCGGGCCACCATGCTCGACTTCGCCCGCACCAGCTCGATCGGGATCATCACTCGTGATCGCGATCCGGGCACGGTCTCGGTCGACGGCAGCGGCGAACCGGTGGTGAAGTACCGGCTCTCCGACTACGACGCCGCCCACCTGCACACCGGGATCGTCGGTGCCGCCTCGATCCTGGAAGCGGCTGGTGCGCAGCGCATCTACTCCGGGCACCAGGCCGGAATCTCCTTCGAGCCGGGGACGCGTGGCTCGCTCGCCGAGTTCGACGCCGCGACGAAGAAGGCGGGGTACGGGCCGGGCCGGTGCGCGCTCGGCGCGCTGCACATCATGGGCTCGGCGCGGATGGGCGGTACCCCGGCGCTGTCGGCGACCGATCCCGACGGCGCGACCTGGGAGGTGCCCAACATCGTGGTGGCCGACGGGTCGAGTTTCCCGACCGCGCCGGGGGTCAATCCGATGCTGACCATCGAGGCGATCGGCTACATGACCGCCAAGCGCCTGGCCGCGCGGCTGCGCTAG
- a CDS encoding carboxypeptidase-like regulatory domain-containing protein, which produces MGLATTALVGAAVGSAAAHPGTGDTVRQSSSCELSHARQHELQVRDDSPAAVGQLDAVLIEAGTRKPISGGKVVLTGVDICGDSIHRHLSTGADGQVSFRGLQPGRYRLTAQPTGSMPRATATTDVELATPSRKTIQFTMG; this is translated from the coding sequence TTGGGATTGGCCACCACAGCGCTGGTCGGGGCGGCGGTGGGGAGCGCGGCCGCGCACCCGGGCACCGGCGACACGGTCCGGCAATCGTCGAGCTGCGAACTATCGCACGCGCGACAACACGAACTACAGGTTCGCGACGACAGCCCGGCGGCGGTCGGTCAGCTCGACGCCGTCCTCATCGAAGCGGGCACCAGGAAGCCCATTTCCGGGGGGAAGGTCGTGCTGACCGGCGTCGACATCTGCGGTGACAGCATCCACCGGCACCTGTCCACCGGGGCCGACGGCCAGGTCAGCTTCCGTGGATTGCAGCCCGGCCGATACCGGCTCACCGCCCAGCCCACCGGGTCGATGCCGCGGGCCACCGCCACCACCGATGTCGAGCTGGCGACACCGAGCCGCAAAACCATCCAGTTCACGATGGGCTGA
- a CDS encoding excalibur calcium-binding domain-containing protein gives MKYAVTLGSAAVAAFAFAIATPAVATAQPSKCHSSYIPCLPIVSDVDCAGGSGNGPVYTGRVQVVGPDDYGLDRDGDGIGCE, from the coding sequence ATGAAATATGCTGTGACTCTCGGGTCCGCCGCCGTCGCCGCCTTCGCCTTCGCGATCGCGACCCCGGCCGTCGCCACCGCGCAACCGTCGAAGTGCCACTCCTCCTACATCCCCTGCCTACCCATCGTCAGCGATGTCGACTGTGCAGGCGGCAGTGGCAACGGGCCGGTCTACACCGGGCGCGTGCAGGTCGTCGGGCCCGACGACTACGGTCTCGACCGGGACGGGGACGGCATCGGCTGCGAGTAG
- a CDS encoding leucyl aminopeptidase, whose amino-acid sequence MTAVADRSLGPELARTETIAPDTDVLVIGLTSSENGPAIVPADLFGDILTAEVRAELLDALGAVGAKGKPEELTRVPAPAGLDNVTSVLAVGLGAAEKLDAEQVRRSAGVAGRALSGTELVATTLSGIDLGAAAEGFYLGAYTFSTFKSTKSAPKPDEQPVVRVELLVPEPEFGVLELLRAQLVAEAVATARDFVNTPPSALYPAEFADRARVLAEAAGLEVEVLDETALAAGGYGGIVGVGQGSSRPPRLVRITYAGGPKKIALVGKGVTFDTGGISIKPAANMENMTSDMAGAAAVIATTLLAARLGLPVTVIATVPMAENMPSATAQRPGDVLTQYGGTTVEVINTDAEGRLILADAIVRASEDEPDYLIDVATLTGAQMVALGTRTPGVLGTEEFRDRVAATSRAVGENGWAMPMPAELRADINSKVADLANVAPHRWGGMLSAALFLKEFVPEDVQWAHLDVAGPAYNTGGPFGYIGKGGTGVPVRTLITVIEEIGAE is encoded by the coding sequence ATGACCGCTGTTGCAGATCGTTCCCTCGGACCGGAACTGGCACGTACCGAAACCATCGCCCCGGATACCGATGTCCTGGTGATCGGGTTGACCTCCTCGGAGAACGGCCCGGCCATCGTGCCCGCCGACCTGTTCGGCGACATCCTCACCGCCGAGGTCCGCGCGGAGTTGCTCGACGCCCTCGGTGCCGTCGGCGCCAAGGGCAAGCCCGAGGAACTGACCAGGGTGCCCGCGCCCGCGGGCTTGGACAACGTCACCAGTGTGCTCGCGGTCGGACTCGGCGCGGCCGAGAAGCTCGACGCCGAGCAGGTGCGCCGCAGCGCCGGAGTGGCCGGGCGCGCGCTCAGCGGCACCGAACTCGTCGCCACCACCCTGTCCGGCATCGACCTCGGTGCCGCGGCCGAGGGCTTCTACCTCGGCGCCTACACCTTCAGCACGTTCAAGTCGACCAAGAGCGCCCCGAAGCCGGACGAGCAGCCGGTGGTGCGCGTCGAACTGCTGGTCCCCGAACCGGAATTCGGCGTGCTGGAACTGCTGCGCGCCCAGCTCGTCGCCGAAGCCGTCGCCACGGCCCGCGATTTCGTGAACACCCCGCCGAGCGCGCTGTACCCGGCCGAGTTCGCCGATCGGGCCCGCGTGCTCGCCGAGGCCGCCGGGCTCGAGGTCGAGGTGCTCGACGAGACCGCGCTGGCCGCGGGTGGTTACGGCGGGATCGTCGGCGTCGGCCAGGGTTCTTCCCGGCCGCCGCGGCTGGTGCGGATCACCTACGCGGGCGGGCCGAAGAAGATCGCGCTCGTCGGCAAGGGCGTCACCTTCGACACCGGCGGCATCTCGATCAAGCCCGCCGCCAACATGGAGAACATGACCTCCGACATGGCGGGCGCCGCAGCGGTCATCGCGACCACCCTGCTCGCCGCGCGCCTCGGCCTGCCGGTCACCGTCATCGCGACGGTGCCGATGGCCGAGAACATGCCATCGGCTACCGCGCAACGCCCCGGTGACGTGCTCACCCAGTACGGCGGCACCACCGTCGAGGTCATCAACACCGACGCCGAGGGCAGGCTCATCCTGGCCGATGCCATCGTGCGCGCCAGCGAGGACGAGCCCGACTATCTGATCGACGTCGCCACCCTCACCGGCGCCCAGATGGTGGCGCTGGGCACCCGCACCCCCGGCGTGCTGGGCACCGAGGAGTTCCGCGACCGCGTGGCCGCCACCTCGCGGGCGGTCGGCGAGAACGGCTGGGCCATGCCGATGCCCGCCGAACTGCGCGCCGACATCAACTCCAAGGTCGCCGACCTGGCCAACGTCGCCCCGCACCGGTGGGGCGGAATGCTCTCGGCGGCGCTGTTCCTCAAGGAGTTCGTGCCCGAGGACGTGCAGTGGGCACACCTGGACGTCGCGGGTCCGGCCTACAACACCGGTGGGCCGTTCGGCTACATCGGCAAGGGCGGCACCGGCGTCCCGGTGCGGACGCTGATCACGGTGATCGAGGAGATCGGGGCGGAGTAG
- a CDS encoding nucleotidyltransferase domain-containing protein, translating to MNLPAGGRPITATEAARRWDPWTPSVVAACLGSCSAPWAIAGGWALDLFAGAISRAHEDIEIAVPRTDFPQIAAAFPEYRWDVVGGGRLWPYERAAADPELHQTWLRDPFTGTYHLDVFREPHDGDTWICRRDPSITLPYSQLILTSSARIPYLIPEVVLLFKAKAHRPKDDTDFHRVLPLLPPTRLARLNTWLAKVHPGHPWLTRIAA from the coding sequence ATGAACCTCCCGGCCGGTGGTCGTCCGATCACGGCGACCGAAGCTGCCCGCCGCTGGGATCCCTGGACCCCCAGCGTGGTGGCCGCTTGTCTCGGATCCTGTTCCGCGCCTTGGGCGATCGCGGGCGGATGGGCCCTCGACCTGTTCGCGGGCGCGATCTCGCGCGCGCACGAGGACATCGAAATCGCCGTCCCCCGAACGGACTTCCCGCAGATCGCGGCCGCCTTCCCCGAATACCGGTGGGATGTCGTCGGTGGCGGGCGCCTGTGGCCCTACGAGCGAGCCGCCGCCGACCCCGAGCTACACCAGACCTGGCTGCGCGACCCGTTCACCGGCACCTATCACCTCGATGTCTTCCGCGAACCCCATGACGGTGACACCTGGATCTGCCGCCGCGACCCCTCCATCACCCTGCCCTACTCCCAGCTCATCCTGACCAGCTCCGCCCGCATCCCCTACCTGATCCCCGAGGTGGTCCTGCTGTTCAAGGCCAAGGCCCACCGCCCCAAGGACGACACCGACTTCCACCGCGTCCTCCCCCTGCTCCCACCCACCAGGCTCGCCCGCCTGAACACCTGGCTGGCCAAGGTCCACCCCGGCCATCCCTGGCTCACCCGCATCGCCGCCTGA
- a CDS encoding DUF742 domain-containing protein codes for MTDEPEHWYEEDAGPLVRLYAVTRGRGRAPRRELDLTTLLIDAHAEAAPRRPGPEYDAIVEMCRAPLSVAEVSAHLHLPLTLTKVLVGDLIDDGRLAARAPEPTASEPSTDLHVLRAVLAGIRRVQI; via the coding sequence ATGACCGACGAGCCCGAGCACTGGTACGAGGAGGACGCGGGCCCACTGGTGCGCCTCTACGCGGTGACCCGTGGTCGCGGCCGCGCGCCGCGGCGCGAGCTCGATCTCACGACACTGCTCATCGACGCCCACGCCGAGGCTGCTCCCCGCCGCCCAGGACCCGAATACGACGCGATCGTCGAAATGTGCCGCGCCCCGCTGTCGGTGGCCGAGGTGTCGGCCCACCTGCACCTGCCGCTCACCCTGACCAAGGTGCTCGTCGGCGACCTGATCGACGACGGTCGATTGGCGGCCCGCGCACCGGAGCCCACGGCGAGCGAGCCGTCCACCGACCTGCACGTGTTGCGCGCGGTGCTGGCCGGCATCCGCCGGGTGCAGATCTAG
- the msrA gene encoding peptide-methionine (S)-S-oxide reductase MsrA produces MTETRKAILAGGCFWGMQDLIRRQPGVLSTRVGYTGGSNDHPTYRNHPGHAEAVEIVYDPAATDYRALLEFLFQIHDPTTKDRQGNDIGSSYRSAIFYLDEDQRRTALDTIADVDASGLWPGRVVTEVTPAGPFWAAEPEHQDYLVRYPDGYTCHFPRPGWKLPRRADAQA; encoded by the coding sequence GTGACCGAAACCCGAAAGGCGATTCTGGCCGGTGGATGCTTCTGGGGGATGCAGGATCTGATCCGGCGTCAGCCCGGTGTGCTCTCGACCCGGGTGGGTTACACCGGGGGGAGTAATGATCACCCCACCTACCGCAATCACCCCGGGCATGCCGAGGCGGTCGAGATCGTCTACGACCCCGCGGCCACCGATTATCGGGCGCTGCTCGAGTTCCTTTTCCAGATCCACGATCCGACCACCAAGGATCGACAGGGCAACGACATCGGTTCGAGCTATCGATCGGCGATCTTCTACCTCGACGAGGACCAGCGCCGCACCGCGCTCGACACCATCGCCGACGTCGACGCCTCCGGCCTGTGGCCGGGCCGGGTGGTCACCGAGGTGACCCCGGCGGGACCGTTCTGGGCGGCAGAGCCCGAACATCAGGACTATCTGGTGCGCTATCCCGACGGCTACACCTGCCATTTCCCGCGCCCCGGCTGGAAACTGCCGCGGCGGGCGGACGCGCAGGCGTAG
- a CDS encoding nitrate- and nitrite sensing domain-containing protein yields the protein MSVRTRLLSIVLISSVMLLLTGGGAAVHLVNSARESTEWAELASSTTAPAILMVSAFQEERRLSLLRLAGDASAGPALGTARQRSDEALAAVIAKGEAARELNPDGSAEDIEGYNQLFTMVPTVRGGVDALGIPADQVFTFFTQVIGTIIAASMVAARVAPTAGIGIELGYAVEQLRAAEALSQADTLGSVALTTGEFTAAHLVDFGRRVGEFRGEAEYSAAVLKGVRRAQLDDLVASPQWQQVIAMQDAVLLRGPISGTNAETDLPMTLAQWQDASRQVNLGLQKLWEDQSGDAHVIARQQGDRDTRTALLGGAVVALIAVVAFLVALVMANRFIARMRRLRHDTLELADERLPELMSRVAAGENVDASAEASRLDFGSDELGQVAAAFNRAHVAAVSAAVAEAQTRAGINTVFLNIAHRSQVVVHRQLALLDRAERDEGNADQLELLFQLDHLATRTRRNAENLVILGGEQPGRRWRNPVALLELVRGAIAESLDYTRIEAKRMPEVRIASHAVADVIHLLAELMDNATAFSPPESHVVVSGVVVGRGVAVEIIDQGLGMREDDLAERNAMLADPPAFSVATLSGSSRLGLFVVATLAGRHGISVRLGESVYGGVRAVVLIPSALARATDPESEISGQFPAVSPQP from the coding sequence GTGAGCGTGCGGACCCGACTGCTGTCCATCGTGCTCATCTCCAGCGTCATGCTGTTGCTGACCGGCGGCGGTGCCGCGGTCCACCTGGTGAATTCGGCCCGGGAGTCGACCGAGTGGGCGGAGCTGGCCAGCAGCACCACCGCGCCCGCCATCCTCATGGTCTCGGCCTTCCAGGAGGAGCGCAGGCTGTCGCTGCTGCGTCTGGCTGGTGACGCGTCGGCGGGCCCGGCGCTGGGTACGGCCAGACAGCGTTCCGACGAGGCGCTGGCCGCGGTGATCGCCAAGGGGGAGGCCGCGCGCGAGCTCAACCCGGACGGCTCGGCCGAGGACATCGAGGGGTACAACCAGCTGTTCACCATGGTGCCCACCGTGCGTGGCGGTGTCGACGCGCTCGGCATTCCGGCCGATCAGGTGTTCACCTTCTTCACCCAGGTGATCGGCACCATCATCGCCGCGTCCATGGTCGCCGCACGAGTGGCGCCCACGGCGGGAATCGGCATCGAATTGGGTTATGCCGTCGAACAATTGCGGGCCGCCGAAGCGCTGTCGCAAGCCGACACCCTGGGTTCGGTGGCCCTGACCACCGGCGAGTTCACCGCGGCCCACCTGGTCGACTTCGGTCGCCGGGTCGGCGAATTCCGTGGCGAGGCAGAGTATTCCGCTGCGGTGCTGAAAGGTGTGCGACGCGCGCAGCTGGACGACCTCGTCGCGAGCCCGCAGTGGCAGCAGGTGATCGCGATGCAGGACGCGGTGCTGCTGCGCGGTCCGATCTCGGGCACCAACGCGGAGACCGACCTGCCGATGACCCTGGCGCAGTGGCAGGACGCCTCGCGTCAGGTCAACCTCGGACTGCAGAAACTGTGGGAGGACCAGAGCGGCGACGCTCACGTCATCGCCCGCCAGCAGGGCGACCGCGACACCCGGACCGCCCTGCTGGGTGGCGCCGTCGTCGCGCTGATCGCGGTGGTCGCGTTCCTGGTGGCGCTGGTCATGGCGAACCGGTTCATCGCCCGGATGCGCCGCCTGCGCCACGACACCCTGGAACTGGCCGACGAACGACTCCCGGAGCTCATGAGCCGGGTGGCGGCGGGCGAGAATGTCGACGCGAGTGCCGAAGCGTCGCGCCTGGACTTCGGCTCCGACGAACTCGGGCAGGTGGCGGCGGCGTTCAACCGGGCCCACGTCGCCGCGGTATCGGCCGCGGTGGCCGAGGCGCAGACCAGGGCGGGCATCAACACCGTGTTCCTCAACATCGCGCACCGCAGCCAGGTGGTCGTGCATCGTCAGCTGGCCCTGCTCGACCGTGCCGAACGCGACGAAGGCAATGCCGATCAGCTCGAATTGCTGTTCCAGCTCGACCATCTCGCGACCCGGACCCGCCGCAATGCCGAGAATCTCGTCATCCTCGGGGGCGAACAGCCGGGCAGGCGCTGGCGCAACCCGGTGGCGCTGCTGGAACTGGTGCGCGGCGCGATCGCGGAAAGCCTGGACTACACCAGGATCGAGGCCAAGCGGATGCCGGAGGTGCGCATCGCCAGCCACGCCGTCGCCGACGTGATCCACCTGCTCGCCGAGCTGATGGACAACGCGACCGCCTTCTCACCACCGGAATCGCATGTGGTGGTCTCCGGTGTCGTGGTCGGGCGCGGCGTGGCGGTGGAGATCATCGATCAGGGCCTCGGCATGCGCGAAGACGACCTGGCCGAACGCAATGCGATGCTGGCCGACCCGCCCGCGTTCAGCGTGGCGACCCTGTCGGGCAGCTCCCGTCTCGGCCTGTTCGTCGTGGCCACCCTGGCAGGCCGGCACGGAATCTCGGTGCGGCTGGGGGAATCGGTCTACGGCGGCGTGCGGGCGGTGGTACTGATCCCCTCGGCGCTGGCTCGGGCCACCGATCCGGAATCGGAGATCTCCGGTCAGTTCCCCGCCGTCTCGCCGCAGCCATGA
- a CDS encoding GNAT family N-acetyltransferase, which translates to MQPQVWKAGADDVAAVAEAFVAGSLDEVVNAWVRAGDPAMDEAYKTTIGPQVVTKALAQDEVWLAGTGDEIWAVSLWQRVNSADRFHAEAAEARAFLDAAPEVVALQRMAAVSSLVAEAHPREFPHRYLHVIVTVPEHRGKGAGGAILADRLKAFSDAGESAFLEASTPRSSRLYARNGFAHEGAPIELPDGGPTLLPMWFRG; encoded by the coding sequence ATGCAGCCACAGGTTTGGAAAGCAGGAGCCGACGACGTCGCCGCGGTCGCCGAAGCCTTCGTCGCGGGCAGTCTCGACGAGGTGGTCAACGCCTGGGTCCGGGCGGGTGACCCCGCGATGGACGAGGCGTACAAGACCACGATCGGTCCGCAGGTCGTGACGAAGGCGCTCGCCCAGGACGAGGTCTGGCTGGCCGGGACCGGCGACGAGATCTGGGCGGTGTCGCTGTGGCAGCGGGTCAATTCCGCCGACCGTTTCCACGCCGAGGCGGCCGAGGCGCGTGCCTTCCTCGACGCGGCGCCCGAGGTGGTGGCGCTGCAGCGGATGGCGGCGGTCTCGAGTCTGGTCGCCGAGGCGCATCCCCGCGAATTCCCGCATCGCTATCTGCACGTCATCGTCACGGTGCCCGAACATCGCGGCAAGGGCGCGGGCGGTGCGATTCTGGCGGATCGGTTGAAGGCGTTCTCTGATGCGGGGGAATCCGCGTTCCTCGAAGCCAGCACGCCACGCTCGTCGCGGCTCTACGCCCGCAACGGTTTCGCCCACGAGGGCGCGCCGATCGAACTGCCCGACGGCGGACCCACTCTGCTTCCGATGTGGTTCCGCGGCTGA
- a CDS encoding AAA domain-containing protein: protein MTTPDQAVAGILADLRDENHRAIVVDSPPGAGKSTLVVRAARQLAEDDEQRMIVAQTNEQVDDLIDRLATADPALRIGRLSSAAYVTSERVDQHGNVRVAKQPGDLADRTIVIGTAAKWATITEGSWSHAIIDEAYQMRSDMLLRIANRFDRGLFVGDPGQLDPFATVETARWAGLTWDPTMSAVSVMLANNDHIPTHRLPVSWRLPATAAPVVSRAFYPFTEFESGTGFGDRRMDFTTRGMGGPVDAVLEEAAESGWGWYELPARHTLRTDREAVAAIAAIAARLIERGATAHSESGSHPVTTERVAIGTAHRDQADAVRAALRGTAAEPVTVDTANRLQGREYDVTLVLHPLSGRRDASAFHLEAGRLCVLASRHRHACVLVGRAGIPELLDAHPSAEPVHLGVPVKFPDGWEANQAVLTHLARHRVRAGGML from the coding sequence ATGACCACACCGGACCAGGCCGTCGCCGGAATTCTCGCCGATCTGCGCGACGAGAACCATCGCGCGATCGTGGTCGACTCACCGCCCGGCGCGGGCAAATCCACCCTCGTGGTCCGCGCGGCCCGGCAGCTCGCCGAGGACGACGAGCAGCGGATGATCGTCGCCCAGACCAACGAGCAGGTCGACGACCTCATCGACCGCCTCGCCACCGCCGACCCCGCCCTGCGCATCGGCCGCCTCTCCAGCGCCGCCTATGTCACCAGCGAGCGGGTCGACCAGCACGGCAATGTCCGGGTCGCCAAGCAGCCCGGTGACCTGGCCGATCGCACCATCGTCATCGGCACGGCGGCCAAGTGGGCGACCATCACCGAGGGCAGCTGGTCGCACGCCATCATCGACGAGGCCTACCAGATGCGTTCGGACATGCTGCTGCGCATCGCGAACCGCTTCGACCGCGGCCTGTTCGTCGGCGACCCCGGCCAGCTCGACCCGTTCGCCACCGTCGAGACCGCCCGCTGGGCCGGGCTCACCTGGGACCCGACCATGAGCGCGGTCAGCGTCATGCTCGCCAACAACGACCACATTCCCACCCATCGGCTGCCGGTCTCCTGGCGTCTTCCCGCCACCGCCGCACCCGTGGTCTCGCGGGCCTTCTACCCTTTCACCGAATTCGAGTCCGGTACCGGATTCGGTGACCGCCGCATGGATTTCACCACCCGGGGGATGGGCGGCCCGGTCGACGCGGTGCTCGAGGAAGCCGCCGAATCCGGGTGGGGCTGGTACGAACTCCCGGCTCGGCACACCCTGCGCACCGACCGCGAAGCCGTGGCCGCCATCGCCGCGATCGCCGCGCGATTGATCGAACGCGGCGCGACCGCGCACTCCGAATCCGGCAGTCACCCGGTCACCACCGAGCGGGTGGCCATCGGCACCGCCCACCGTGACCAGGCCGATGCCGTGCGCGCCGCGCTGCGCGGGACCGCGGCCGAACCCGTCACCGTCGATACCGCCAACCGGCTGCAAGGCCGCGAATACGACGTCACCCTCGTGCTGCATCCGCTGTCGGGTCGACGCGACGCCAGTGCCTTCCACCTCGAGGCAGGCCGCCTGTGTGTGCTCGCCTCGCGGCACCGGCACGCCTGCGTTCTCGTCGGCCGGGCCGGTATCCCGGAGTTGCTCGACGCGCATCCCTCGGCCGAACCGGTCCATCTCGGTGTCCCGGTCAAGTTCCCCGACGGCTGGGAAGCCAACCAGGCGGTGCTGACCCACCTGGCCCGCCATCGGGTCCGAGCCGGCGGCATGCTGTGA
- a CDS encoding TetR/AcrR family transcriptional regulator — protein MRHPRPAKLTAVLITRTAVDLADRDGLDGLTMRRLAGELGVATAALYRHFPDREALLAAMTELALDETPDPAPAPTWYATLAIEAEEEWRLYRRHPWMLTVLARTRPPLGPTLLDSVERAFAALDELDLTSAQMLTIYLAYSGMVQGLALMWSTDRGDRIGAGALAASDRMRDELAELLDPSTRPVVHRVFTGEPAGPDLSFDELLTAGVGLLLDGVAVRHRPATE, from the coding sequence GTGCGGCATCCGCGACCAGCCAAACTGACCGCGGTCCTCATCACCCGCACCGCCGTCGACCTGGCCGACCGCGACGGGCTCGACGGCCTCACCATGCGGCGGCTGGCGGGCGAACTGGGCGTGGCGACCGCCGCGCTGTACCGGCACTTCCCCGACCGCGAAGCGCTGCTGGCGGCGATGACCGAACTGGCGCTCGACGAGACCCCCGATCCTGCGCCCGCGCCGACCTGGTACGCGACCCTGGCCATCGAGGCCGAGGAGGAATGGCGGCTCTACCGCCGTCACCCCTGGATGCTGACCGTGCTCGCCCGCACCCGTCCACCGCTGGGCCCGACCCTGCTCGACTCGGTCGAACGCGCCTTCGCCGCCCTCGACGAACTCGACCTGACCAGCGCCCAGATGCTCACGATCTACCTGGCCTACTCGGGCATGGTCCAGGGCCTGGCCCTGATGTGGAGCACCGACCGCGGCGACCGCATCGGCGCCGGCGCGCTGGCCGCCTCGGACCGGATGCGCGACGAACTCGCCGAACTCCTCGACCCGAGCACCCGGCCGGTCGTGCACCGGGTGTTCACCGGCGAGCCCGCCGGGCCCGACCTGTCGTTCGACGAACTGCTCACCGCCGGTGTCGGACTGCTCCTCGACGGCGTCGCGGTGCGACACCGACCGGCCACCGAATAG